The following are encoded together in the Gemmatimonadota bacterium genome:
- a CDS encoding inositol monophosphatase — MPTDELLGLALEAAREAAQIHRSHLGRVQVEAWSEKGVADFVTHVDREAEARIVERIHRHFPDHVVLAEEAATAVSPAPSAGRGGTAMAAEAGGWLWYVDPLDGTTNFLHGYPMYSASVAVAYRGELLAGAVVSSATAEEWTAARGRGAYKDGQPIRVSSIDRPALALIGTGFPFKALDLLPLYLRQFESVMRHTAGVRRAGSAALDLCHLATGYFDGFWELYLSPWDIAAGTLLVREAGGVITTLDGDARVLDRNPVTVLAGNPAMYRELERLLREASG, encoded by the coding sequence GTGCCCACGGATGAACTGCTGGGGCTGGCGCTCGAGGCCGCCCGGGAAGCGGCGCAGATCCACCGCAGCCATCTCGGCCGGGTGCAGGTCGAGGCCTGGTCGGAGAAGGGCGTGGCGGATTTCGTCACGCACGTCGACCGCGAGGCCGAAGCGCGCATTGTCGAGCGCATCCACCGCCATTTCCCTGACCACGTGGTGCTGGCGGAGGAAGCCGCCACGGCTGTCTCGCCTGCGCCGAGCGCTGGCCGTGGCGGCACGGCCATGGCCGCAGAGGCGGGTGGCTGGCTCTGGTATGTCGATCCGCTGGACGGCACGACCAACTTCCTGCACGGCTACCCCATGTATTCCGCCTCCGTGGCCGTGGCGTACCGGGGCGAGCTACTCGCGGGCGCCGTGGTCTCGAGCGCCACCGCCGAGGAGTGGACGGCGGCACGCGGCCGCGGCGCCTACAAGGATGGCCAGCCCATCCGCGTCTCGAGCATTGACCGGCCTGCGCTGGCCCTGATCGGGACCGGCTTCCCCTTCAAGGCGCTGGACCTGCTGCCGCTCTACCTGCGGCAGTTCGAGAGCGTGATGCGTCACACAGCCGGCGTGCGCCGCGCCGGCTCTGCGGCCCTCGACCTGTGTCACCTGGCCACGGGCTACTTCGACGGCTTCTGGGAGCTCTACCTCTCGCCCTGGGACATTGCCGCTGGAACCTTACTGGTGCGGGAGGCGGGAGGCGTCATTACCACACTGGACGGTGATGCGCGGGTGCTGGACCGGAACCCGGTGACCGTGCTGGCGGGAAACCCGGCCATGTACCGCGAACTCGAGCGACTGCTCCGGGAGGCAAGCGGCTGA